One Cicer arietinum cultivar CDC Frontier isolate Library 1 chromosome 8, Cicar.CDCFrontier_v2.0, whole genome shotgun sequence DNA segment encodes these proteins:
- the LOC140919060 gene encoding uncharacterized protein encodes MESMGDQEGPWLRQVTSIALRRGASLRSTQRDQRDEAANAAISLNEFRRQDPPKFKGEHDPDKADLWLQEIEKIFEILHCPDNAKVEYATYLMIGEAEYWWQGAKKMMETNHEELTWEAFGNKFLEKYFPKSARDEKEAQFLKLYQGNLTIVEYTAKFESLTKHFCYFLNQIDEGYMCEKFESGLRYEIKELVGPLEIRQYQVLVEKCKKVE; translated from the exons ATGGAGTCAATGGGTGATCAAGAAGGCCCATGGCTTAGGCAAGTGACCTCCATTGCACTTAGGAGGGGTGCTAGCCTAAGGTCTACCCAA AGGGATCAAAGGGATGAAGCAGCCAATGCAGCAATATCATTGAATGAATTTCGTCGACAAGATCCGCCTAAATTCAAAGGGGAACATGACCCCGACAAGGCTGATCTTTGGCTACAAGAAATCGAGAAGATCTTTGAGATCCTACACTGCCCTGACAATGCGAAAGTAGAGTATGCGACCTATTTAATGATTGGTGAAGCTGAATACTGGTGGCAAGGTGCGAAGAAAATGATGGAGACAAATCACGAAGAGCTGACTTGGGAGGCTTTCGGGAATAAGTTCCTAGAAAAATACTTCCCGAAAAGTGCTAGGGATGAGAAGGAGGCCCAATTTCTGAAGTTGTATCAAGGGAATCTCACGATAGTGGAATATACGGCAAAGTTCGAGTCTCTAACAAAGCACTTCTGCTATTTCCTAAATCAGATAGAtgaaggatacatgtgtgagaAGTTCGAAAGCGGGCTTAGGTATGAGATTAAGGAGTTAGTGGGGCCCTTGGAGATACGCCAATATCAAGTGCTAGTGGAGAAATGTAAGAAAGTGGAGTAG